GTTTCCTGCTTGCGGTAGCGCAGCCCGCTTGGGCGGAGATCGTGAACCTGACCAACAGTGCAGAGGGCGAGAACAAGGACAAGGGCGTCGCCGCGGTGAAGCAGAAGCTGGTCGCGGCGTGCACCGAGCGCAGCGGCAAGCCCGATGCGGCGTCGTTCGAGATCGTCTTCGAGAAGACCTCGCCCAACCCCGACGTGCCCAAGCCCTATTATGTCGACGGCAAGATGAAATGCGATCTGCCCTGATGAGCGGCTGATCGCGCCCGTCACTTCTTCCATGCCGGCTCCGCGCTCAGCCGCGTCATCAACAGCGCCGCGCGCTTGATCTGGCGGGGGAAGCTGTCGAGGTCGACGCGTTCTTCCGGCGTGTGGTCGCCGCTGCTGCTGGGGCCGAGGCCGGCGATGCTGTCGACGTGCGCGGCGACGAAGCTGATGTCGCCGGCGCCGCGCTTGAGCGGATCGAGCACCGGCATCGCGGGCAGGCCGAGATCGGTGTTGATGCCGTTGATCCGGTCGAGCAGCGCCTTGTTGCCGGCGGTCGGCGCCATCGGCGGATAGCCTTCCTCGAACGCGATGGTCGCGCCGGTCTGCGGCAGATGCTGCGCGACGATCGCCTCCATCTTCGCCTTCACCCGCACGATCTGCTCCTCGGTCAGCGCGCGGAAATCGCCCTTGGCGATGGCGATGGGCGGCACGATGTTGGTCTTGCCGGTGGCGGCGATCTCGGCGTCGTTGGCGCTCGGCGTCGCGGTCGCGCCGCCGCCGATCAGGCCGATGTTGAAGGTCAGGTTGGGCTCCGGCAGGTCCTTGCGGAACGCGGTGAGGATGCGCGCCAGTTCATAGATCGCGCCGTCACCGACCTCGGGCGAGAAGATGCCGCTCGAATGCGCGGACTTGCCGGTCGCGGTGATCGTGTAGCTGGCCGAGGAGCGTCGCGCGATCGAGCCCTGGTCGCGCCCGTCGATCACCACCAGCCCCTCGAAATCGAGCGCGACGTCGGCATTGTCTGCCGCCGCGACCAGATCGGCACGCGCCGCCTCGACCGGCTTGCCGGCGGATTCCTCGTCTCCGGTCAGCACGACTTCGATATTGGCGCCGTCCAGCGTGCCGGCCGCTTTCATCGCGCGGAGCGCGGCGAGCATCACGACGATGCCGCCCTTGTCGTCGCCCGCGCCGGGGCCGTGCAGGAGGTTCCCCTCGCGCTTCGCGGTCTGGAAGGGGGAATTGGGTTCGAACACCGTGTCGAGGTGGCCGATCAGCAGCATCCGCGTCGTGCCGGGCTTGCCCTTGTGGGTCGCGATCAGGTGGCCGGCGCGATCGACCTTCGCCATCGGCACCCAGCGGGTGGTGAAGCCGAGCGCCTCGAACTCAGGCGCCACCATGTCGCGCACCTTCGTCACCCCGGCGACATTGCGGGTGCCGCTGTTCTGCGCGACCAGTTTCTCGAGCAGCGCGATATCGGCGGTGATGCCGCGATCGGCCTCCGCGACGATCCGGCGCTCGGGCGCGGAGAGCTTCGCGACGGCGGGTGTGGCGAGGATGAGGAGCGAGAGGGCGGCGAGCGAAAAGCGGGTCATGGCCGGAGGATAGCTGCGCCGGCGGGCAGGCGCGAACATTTTCCTCCCCGGCGCTCGGCACCGGGGAGGAGGCATGGACGACCTTATTTGCTCAACCCGCGGCTGCGCAGCAGCGGTGCCAGTTCCGGATCATGCCCGGT
The window above is part of the Sphingomonas sanxanigenens DSM 19645 = NX02 genome. Proteins encoded here:
- a CDS encoding M20/M25/M40 family metallo-hydrolase, which translates into the protein MFAPARRRSYPPAMTRFSLAALSLLILATPAVAKLSAPERRIVAEADRGITADIALLEKLVAQNSGTRNVAGVTKVRDMVAPEFEALGFTTRWVPMAKVDRAGHLIATHKGKPGTTRMLLIGHLDTVFEPNSPFQTAKREGNLLHGPGAGDDKGGIVVMLAALRAMKAAGTLDGANIEVVLTGDEESAGKPVEAARADLVAAADNADVALDFEGLVVIDGRDQGSIARRSSASYTITATGKSAHSSGIFSPEVGDGAIYELARILTAFRKDLPEPNLTFNIGLIGGGATATPSANDAEIAATGKTNIVPPIAIAKGDFRALTEEQIVRVKAKMEAIVAQHLPQTGATIAFEEGYPPMAPTAGNKALLDRINGINTDLGLPAMPVLDPLKRGAGDISFVAAHVDSIAGLGPSSSGDHTPEERVDLDSFPRQIKRAALLMTRLSAEPAWKK